In the genome of Candidatus Electrothrix rattekaaiensis, the window GTGTGTAAAAGGCACTACCGGTCTTGAGATGATTGACGATCTCAATGCCACCCTGCTGGGTTCGTGCAACAATTTCCGCAATTTTTTCTTCAGAGAGAAGATCCGTAATCGGTACCCCGCCCACATTGGCCAGCCTGACCATAGGCAGCATCTTGTCGCCATGAATCCCCATGACCAAGGCATTCACATCAGCCGGAGCCACGCCGAGGGCCTCAGCAAGAAAGGTCCGGTAACGGGCTGAATCAAGCACCCCGGCCATCCCGACAATCCGGCTTTTATCCAGACCGGTCACCTTAAAGGCTGTATGCACCATGGCATCAATGGGATTGGTGACCACGATCATAAAGCAATTGGGCGAATGCTTCACCGCCTCTTCAGCGCAGGCCTTGACAATGGCCACGTTCTTTGCCAACAAATCGTCACGGGACATCCCCGGCTTACGGGCTAGGCCAGCAGTAATAATGACCACATCGGAATGTGCCGAATCCGCATAGTCGTTGGTGCCGGTCACGGTACCAGCATAAGAATCCAACGGCCCGGATTGCCAGAGATCCAAGGCCTTACCCTGCGGAATACCTTCCATAACATCCAGCAGGACGATATCGCCCAAATTACGGGTTAAAGCCCAATGCGCCGCTGTAGCACCGACGTTACCTGCACCGATTATTGTAATTTTTTTCTTCATATTTTTTCCTTTTGGTCATTACGCTGTAGGGGACAACGGCACGCCATGCCCCTACATAATATCATTTTTTCGATCGTTTATCCTTGTGATTGCATTATGGTAGGGGGGCGTTCTGGATCATCTTTTCCACCCGCTGCGCATCCTTGGGGGTATCCACCTCAATAGAGTCATGTCCGGTCAAGACCACCCGAACTCGGTAGCCGTATTCCAAGGCCCGTAATTGCTCCAACTTTTCAAAACGCTCCCACTCTCCTTCAGGCAGGGCCACAAAAGTCAGCAGAAAGCCCTTGCGATAGGCATAAAAGCCGAGATGTTTATAATAGGTCGGCTGCACCTTTTCCTCTGGATTACGCTGAAAAGGAACCGGCGAACGGGAAAAATAGAGGGCATTCTTATCACAATCAAACACGGTCTTTACATGATTTGGATCCGTGATTTCCTCTGGCCTGATAATCTTATAGATCAACGTCGACATGGGCAGGGCCGGATCCTCCAGCAACGGGTTGGCAACCTGCTCAATGACCTCGGACGGAAACAGCGGCTGATCGCCCTGGATGTTCACCACCACACTCTGCTCTTCTATATGGAGCAGCTCCGCAGCTTCAGCCAATCGATCCGTGCCCGAAACATGATCGGACCGGGTCATAACGACCTCACCACCAAAGCCGGTAACAGCCTCGGCTATCCGCTCATCATCCGTTGCCACCACAACTCGGGAGAGCAGCTTGGCCTGCCAAGCCCGCTCTACCACATGCTGAATCATGGACTTACCCGCTATCATTGCCAGCGGTTTTCCTTCAAAACGGTTGGAATGGTAACGAGCCGGAATAATCGCCACCACCTTCGCCGGAGTTGTACTCATCGTATTATGTATCCTGACAAGGCAAAAATATTCTGTTGACCTGAGACAGGCCGGAAGACACTTCTGTTCTCTCCCACGCAGGATTGACTGGCATCGAACAAAACACCCATCTTTATTGTCAGAAAACCGGTCCGTGCAGAAAGACTTTTCTATGATACCTTGCACTCAGTGAAATATCAACGTGCAAACTGTGTTAACCACAAGACGAGGAGGAGAAAAGGTAGCAAGGGGGCTTCTGCGCTAAGCTTCGGGCAAAAACGGCAAAGAAAAACCGCTTGCAATCGTACGAACGGTTCTATAAAATAGCGTCGTACGTAATCAAATACAAGGAGGATAACCAATGGCAATTACTGCATCAGCCCTGCGGGGAAACATCTACAAACTGCTTGATAATATCCTGGAATCAGGAAAACCACTGGAAGTGGAAAGAAAAGGAAAGCGACTACAAATCACCTCGAAAAAGCCGGTTTCCAAGCTCTCTCAATTGACAAAACATGCCTGTATACAGGGAAAACCTGAATCAATCATAAACTTGGACTGGATTGGTGCTTTCCCCGAACAGACATCGCACTGATTCCCCGTCTGCTCAGGACGATTTCATTTATAGGCATTCTGCCGATGCTGTATATCCACGACAACAACGATCACTTTATTCTCCTCAAGAAGATAAAAAAGGCGGTAATTTCCAATTCTGAAACGATAATATTCCGACAGATCGCCTTTCAGTTTTTTGATATTCGCGCCAAAGTACGGATTTTTTCGGAGCTGGGGATAGACAGTATTTTTTATCTTCGCATACAGAGACGGATCAATTTTCTTTTTGCGTTTCTCAAATTTTTTAGATTCCGCTATGCTGAACTCAAACAAGAGTGTATTCTCCTCGTTCAAGCTCCTTGATTCCGCCCTTTAGATTTTGTACCAGCTCGGTATCCTGAAGAATTTCGTCCATTTCATCATTGT includes:
- the mdh gene encoding malate dehydrogenase produces the protein MKKKITIIGAGNVGATAAHWALTRNLGDIVLLDVMEGIPQGKALDLWQSGPLDSYAGTVTGTNDYADSAHSDVVIITAGLARKPGMSRDDLLAKNVAIVKACAEEAVKHSPNCFMIVVTNPIDAMVHTAFKVTGLDKSRIVGMAGVLDSARYRTFLAEALGVAPADVNALVMGIHGDKMLPMVRLANVGGVPITDLLSEEKIAEIVARTQQGGIEIVNHLKTGSAFYTPGLAAVEMAEAVLKDSRRVMPCAAYLEGEFGISGYFLGVPVVLGEKGVERILEFALTDEEKSALQDSVEAVSTQMQATGL
- the kdsB gene encoding 3-deoxy-manno-octulosonate cytidylyltransferase → MSTTPAKVVAIIPARYHSNRFEGKPLAMIAGKSMIQHVVERAWQAKLLSRVVVATDDERIAEAVTGFGGEVVMTRSDHVSGTDRLAEAAELLHIEEQSVVVNIQGDQPLFPSEVIEQVANPLLEDPALPMSTLIYKIIRPEEITDPNHVKTVFDCDKNALYFSRSPVPFQRNPEEKVQPTYYKHLGFYAYRKGFLLTFVALPEGEWERFEKLEQLRALEYGYRVRVVLTGHDSIEVDTPKDAQRVEKMIQNAPLP
- a CDS encoding type II toxin-antitoxin system mRNA interferase toxin, RelE/StbE family: MFEFSIAESKKFEKRKKKIDPSLYAKIKNTVYPQLRKNPYFGANIKKLKGDLSEYYRFRIGNYRLFYLLEENKVIVVVVDIQHRQNAYK